Proteins from one Hemiscyllium ocellatum isolate sHemOce1 chromosome 30, sHemOce1.pat.X.cur, whole genome shotgun sequence genomic window:
- the LOC132829801 gene encoding gap junction beta-4 protein-like: MNWAFLQGLLSGVNKYSTGFGRIWLSVLFLFRVLVYVVAAERVWGDDQKDFECNVKQPGCENVCFDYYFPVSHIRLWALQLIFVSTPSLLVVMHVAYREERERKNKLKNGETCHTLYGDTGKKIGGLWWTYVISLVFKAGIDSGFLYILYTIYKDFELPRLVKCELPPCPNTVDCFIARPTEKTIFTIFMVVTAALCVLINVCEFTYLVSKRIVSSCCSSGSRKRTSQSTRASTALFEKPSSANFSSEDKSFAGNQSPNVVIHLKS; encoded by the coding sequence ATGAATTGGGCTTTCCTTCAAGGCCTGCTCAGTGGGGTGAATAAATATTCCACAGGATTTGGCCGTATATGGTTGTCCGTCCTCTTCCTCTTCCGAGTCTTGGTTTATGTGGTGGCGGCAGAAAGAGTTTGGGGAGATGACCAAAAAGACTTTGAATGCAACGTCAAGCAACCTGGTTGTGAAAATGTCTGCTTCGATTACTACTTCCCCGTCTCCCACATCCGACTGTGGGCTCTGCAGCTCATCTTTGTCTCCACTCCATCCCTGCTGGTGGTCATGCATGTCGCTtacagagaagaaagggagaggaagAACAAGCTGAAAAATGGGGAGACTTGTCACACTCTTTACGGTGACACAGGGAAAAAGATAGGAGGACTGTGGTGGACTTACGTTATCAGCCTTGTCTTTAAAGCAGGGATTGATAGTGGGTTTCTGTACATTCTTTACACCATCTATAAAGATTTTGAATTGCCTCGCCTTGTTAAATGCGAACTACCCCCTTGCCCGAACACTGTGGATTGCTTCATAGCCAGACCCACTGAGAAGACCATCTTCACCATTTTTATGGTTGTTACTGCAGCCTTGTGCGTTCTTATAAATGTCTGTGAGTTTACATACCTTGTAAGTAAGAGAATTGTGTCCAGTTGCTGTTCCTCAGGCAGTCGAAAGCGCACAAGTCAATCCACAAGGGCCTCAACTGCCTTATTTGAAAAGCCATCCAGTGCAAACTTCAGTTCAGAAGATAAGTCAtttgctggaaatcaaagtccaAATGTTGTCATTCATTTGAAGTCCTGA